One window of the Thermoproteales archaeon genome contains the following:
- the ppsA gene encoding phosphoenolpyruvate synthase, protein MESSKDKTKKEILWFEELTKDDVPLVGGKNANLGEMLRAGIPVPPGFAVTAYAYKRFIEETGIKKEIYKILKEEVPASAAKPEDYMEASRRIRELIEKTRMPADIEEAIRRAYRELSRKVGKYEEFVAVRSSATAEDLPGASFAGQQETYLNVKGEDEVVEKVQKCWGSLFTPRAIFYREQKGFEHEKVLISVAVQKMVNSKAAGVMFTIHPVTGEQNKILIEANWGLGEAVVSGAVTPDEWVVDKNTLEVLEERVVEKTVEYIRDPVTGKTIHAEVPPERRKIPCLAKEEVRRLAELAVLIEKHYGMPMDIEFAVDRDLSFPKSVFIVQARPETVWSVKKAKPEAEKAISISEAKIVAKGLAASPGLAYGTAKVCLSLEDAKKLMKDGDILVTKMTDPDWVPYMKMAAAIVTDEGGMTAHAAIVSRELGIPAIVGTRDATQKMKTGKDYTVDARSGIVYEGKVEELLKEKEERKAEASAVIAELVIKPVTGTKIYMNLGVPEKIRDYKNLPFDGIGLMRVEFIMASYVGEHPLYLLETGRGDVLINKMAEGIAMVAREIYPRPIVVRFSDFKTNEYRQLKGGEQYEPQEDNPMLGWRGVSRYISPQYEKAFILEIEAIKKVREEMGLSNVWVMAPFVRTLWEAEKFVNLLKHHGLESGRDFKIWAMAEVPSVVFLAEEFSRFFDGFSIGSNDLTQLTLGTDRDSAILPKIDSRYFDERDPAVRTAIAMLIEKAHNSPYGYRTVSICGQAPSVYPEFTEFLVRHGIDSISVNPDVVVRTRELVAAVERRISMEKLLGIVHEDEDLGWPPKLKRRNKAKRGPAAFEEFYEY, encoded by the coding sequence ATAGAATCCTCCAAGGATAAGACAAAAAAAGAGATACTTTGGTTTGAAGAATTGACAAAAGACGATGTACCCTTGGTAGGCGGGAAGAACGCTAACCTTGGTGAAATGCTACGGGCTGGAATCCCTGTTCCTCCGGGTTTCGCAGTCACAGCATATGCCTATAAACGTTTCATAGAAGAAACAGGCATAAAGAAGGAAATTTATAAAATATTAAAAGAGGAAGTTCCGGCTTCAGCAGCGAAACCGGAAGATTACATGGAGGCTAGCAGACGTATAAGAGAATTAATTGAAAAAACGCGTATGCCTGCTGATATCGAGGAAGCCATACGTAGAGCATATAGGGAATTGTCGAGAAAGGTAGGGAAGTATGAAGAGTTTGTAGCTGTTAGAAGCAGCGCCACAGCCGAAGATCTGCCCGGCGCGAGTTTTGCGGGGCAGCAGGAAACATACCTTAATGTCAAAGGCGAAGATGAAGTAGTAGAGAAGGTTCAAAAATGTTGGGGTAGCTTATTCACGCCAAGAGCAATATTCTATAGAGAACAGAAAGGTTTCGAACATGAAAAAGTTCTAATTAGCGTTGCTGTTCAAAAAATGGTTAACTCCAAAGCTGCCGGTGTAATGTTCACAATTCACCCAGTAACAGGCGAACAAAATAAGATACTCATAGAGGCAAACTGGGGCTTAGGCGAGGCAGTGGTTAGCGGAGCAGTCACGCCAGACGAATGGGTTGTAGACAAAAATACCTTAGAAGTTTTAGAAGAAAGAGTTGTAGAGAAAACTGTGGAATATATTAGAGATCCAGTTACTGGCAAGACGATTCATGCTGAAGTTCCTCCGGAAAGAAGAAAGATACCTTGCTTGGCAAAAGAGGAAGTTAGAAGACTTGCCGAATTAGCCGTTCTTATAGAAAAACACTATGGAATGCCCATGGACATAGAATTTGCTGTTGACCGAGATTTATCTTTTCCTAAAAGCGTGTTCATTGTTCAAGCCAGACCCGAAACTGTATGGTCAGTTAAAAAAGCTAAACCTGAAGCTGAAAAAGCTATAAGCATATCAGAGGCAAAAATAGTAGCAAAGGGATTGGCTGCAAGCCCTGGTTTAGCCTACGGCACCGCTAAGGTTTGTCTATCACTAGAAGATGCAAAGAAGCTAATGAAAGATGGCGACATTTTAGTAACCAAAATGACGGATCCCGATTGGGTACCATACATGAAAATGGCAGCTGCAATTGTAACGGATGAAGGCGGCATGACCGCGCATGCTGCGATAGTAAGCAGGGAATTAGGAATTCCTGCTATTGTAGGTACGCGAGATGCTACTCAAAAAATGAAAACAGGCAAAGATTATACCGTAGACGCGAGATCAGGAATTGTATACGAGGGGAAAGTTGAAGAATTACTAAAGGAAAAGGAAGAAAGAAAAGCCGAGGCTAGCGCCGTGATTGCAGAGCTAGTAATTAAGCCAGTAACCGGTACTAAAATCTACATGAACCTTGGCGTACCAGAAAAAATAAGAGATTACAAGAACCTACCGTTTGATGGCATTGGCTTGATGAGAGTAGAATTTATAATGGCTAGCTATGTCGGTGAACATCCCTTATATCTGCTTGAAACTGGGAGAGGCGATGTTTTGATCAATAAGATGGCTGAAGGAATAGCGATGGTTGCGCGCGAGATTTACCCACGACCCATAGTTGTCAGATTTAGCGACTTTAAGACAAACGAGTATCGCCAGCTTAAAGGTGGTGAGCAGTACGAACCACAGGAGGATAATCCAATGCTTGGCTGGAGAGGCGTATCAAGATATATCAGTCCACAATATGAAAAAGCGTTCATTTTAGAAATAGAAGCTATAAAGAAAGTACGAGAAGAGATGGGATTGAGTAATGTATGGGTTATGGCTCCCTTCGTGCGAACGCTTTGGGAAGCTGAAAAATTTGTGAATTTGCTAAAACATCATGGTCTCGAAAGTGGTAGAGACTTTAAGATATGGGCAATGGCTGAAGTACCAAGCGTTGTATTCCTAGCAGAAGAATTTTCAAGGTTCTTCGATGGATTTAGCATAGGAAGCAATGACCTTACACAATTAACTCTTGGAACTGATCGAGATAGTGCGATCCTACCTAAGATAGATTCGAGATATTTTGATGAGAGAGACCCAGCCGTTAGAACGGCAATTGCCATGCTAATAGAAAAAGCGCATAATTCTCCCTACGGTTACCGCACCGTAAGCATATGTGGACAAGCTCCTAGCGTCTATCCAGAATTCACAGAGTTTCTTGTAAGACATGGTATTGACAGCATATCTGTAAACCCAGATGTCGTCGTACGAACTAGAGAACTCGTCGCGGCAGTAGAGCGCCGTATATCAATGGAAAAGTTACTTGGCATAGTACACGAAGATGAAGATTTAGGTTGGCCTCCGAAGTTAAAGAGAAGAAATAAAGCAAAGCGAGGCCCCGCTGCTTTCGAGGAATTTTACGAATATTAA
- a CDS encoding TrmB family transcriptional regulator has protein sequence MQNLEAKLRLIGLSPNEIKAYLALVTHGGLTALELSERTGIPSSKIYNVLKKLRERNWIIVKQGRPSLYYPVPPIEAWESTRKKIISELDEVENTVIAEIQHLYETTAVEREFMLGSLYIVYGLETIIDSIIEILEKKCRGSIMVAMPFEAILNNEKLVEKIKWLSQNWDLKLLISNQLQNLIYKKFRDARMSVRTRDKLFGGGVICDEVIFIVENRDLFIGLRSGLDFFVNLAKIYFEYLWKDSEILLLS, from the coding sequence GTGCAGAATTTAGAAGCTAAATTAAGACTGATTGGTCTATCTCCTAATGAGATTAAGGCTTATCTCGCGTTGGTGACTCACGGTGGACTAACTGCGTTAGAGCTTAGTGAAAGGACAGGCATACCATCTTCCAAGATATATAATGTATTGAAAAAGTTAAGAGAAAGAAACTGGATTATAGTGAAACAAGGACGCCCCTCACTTTATTATCCAGTTCCTCCTATTGAAGCATGGGAATCTACTAGGAAAAAGATAATATCGGAGCTTGACGAAGTGGAGAATACCGTTATTGCTGAAATACAACACCTGTATGAAACGACCGCTGTTGAACGGGAATTCATGCTAGGGTCGTTGTATATAGTTTATGGGTTAGAAACTATCATAGATAGCATAATAGAGATATTAGAGAAAAAATGTAGAGGTTCCATAATGGTGGCGATGCCTTTTGAGGCAATATTGAATAACGAAAAATTGGTAGAGAAAATTAAATGGTTATCACAAAATTGGGATTTAAAATTGCTAATCAGTAATCAGCTTCAAAATTTAATTTATAAAAAATTTAGAGATGCCAGAATGAGCGTAAGAACACGAGACAAATTATTTGGTGGCGGCGTAATATGCGATGAAGTAATATTTATTGTCGAAAATAGAGACTTGTTTATAGGCTTAAGATCGGGGCTAGACTTTTTCGTTAATCTTGCAAAAATATATTTTGAATATCTCTGGAAGGACAGCGAAATTTTGTTATTGTCCTAG
- a CDS encoding DNA primase, which yields MGGPPVNAKYVIYASIEVDGIVEKPDIIGAIFGQTENILGEDLDLRELRKSGRIGRIDVKLENKSGRIRGTIIIPSNLDRAETALIAAAIEIVDKVGPYSAKVKVFRIEDVRAEKRKKIIERAKEILRKWSKEEMPETRELTEEVLKAIREAEVIKYGPEGLSAGPDVDRADTVIIVEGRADVVNLLKHGYKNVIAVGGATVPKTIVELSKKKTTIAFVDGDRGGELILKNLASAVDIDYVARAPPGREVEELTGKEIAKCLRNKLPAEEYFESISKEKASTEKVREEAMTEVEALEVKIPDHIIKNIESLKGTLLARIYNDKWELVKEVPVRDLVSLLKEEIDSVYAVIFDGIITQRIVDAAYSKDAKILVGARIGDATRIPEKLVILSYKDILGQ from the coding sequence ATGGGTGGTCCTCCAGTAAACGCGAAATACGTAATCTATGCATCTATAGAAGTGGATGGAATAGTTGAAAAACCGGATATTATAGGAGCGATTTTTGGGCAAACGGAGAATATTCTAGGAGAAGATCTTGATCTAAGAGAGCTTAGAAAAAGTGGCAGGATAGGGAGAATTGACGTGAAACTAGAAAATAAAAGTGGTCGTATTCGAGGAACTATTATTATTCCATCAAATTTAGACAGAGCTGAAACAGCTCTAATTGCAGCTGCTATAGAGATCGTAGACAAGGTAGGTCCCTATTCGGCTAAGGTGAAGGTCTTTAGAATTGAAGATGTGCGAGCGGAGAAAAGAAAGAAAATAATAGAACGAGCAAAAGAAATCCTTAGAAAATGGTCTAAAGAAGAGATGCCTGAAACTAGAGAACTTACCGAGGAGGTATTGAAAGCGATTAGGGAAGCTGAGGTCATAAAATATGGTCCTGAAGGATTGTCGGCAGGACCGGATGTGGATCGCGCTGATACTGTTATTATAGTAGAAGGAAGAGCCGATGTCGTTAATTTGCTTAAACATGGATATAAAAACGTTATAGCCGTAGGAGGAGCTACTGTGCCGAAGACTATCGTGGAACTAAGTAAGAAGAAAACCACAATAGCTTTTGTCGATGGCGATAGAGGAGGCGAGCTTATACTTAAAAATTTAGCCTCAGCTGTTGACATTGACTACGTGGCACGCGCCCCACCTGGGCGAGAAGTCGAAGAACTAACGGGGAAAGAAATTGCTAAATGCTTACGTAATAAACTGCCAGCTGAAGAATATTTTGAAAGCATCTCAAAGGAAAAAGCATCTACAGAAAAAGTACGTGAAGAAGCAATGACAGAGGTAGAGGCGCTTGAGGTGAAAATACCAGATCATATTATAAAAAATATAGAATCTTTAAAGGGAACCCTGTTAGCGCGAATATATAATGATAAATGGGAGCTTGTAAAGGAGGTGCCGGTACGGGACTTAGTATCGTTACTAAAAGAAGAGATAGACTCTGTCTATGCAGTCATATTTGATGGTATAATTACGCAGAGAATAGTGGATGCAGCGTATTCGAAAGATGCAAAGATTTTAGTGGGTGCTAGAATTGGCGATGCTACGAGAATACCAGAAAAACTTGTAATATTGTCTTACAAGGATATTCTAGGACAATAA
- a CDS encoding winged helix-turn-helix domain-containing protein, whose amino-acid sequence MVRPEEIFGVNAGKVWEALRGEDGLTAKEIAQKTGLKITEVYAALGWLGREGKIEIIKNRKRLRFRLLE is encoded by the coding sequence ATGGTAAGGCCTGAAGAAATTTTCGGCGTTAACGCAGGCAAAGTTTGGGAGGCTTTGAGAGGGGAAGATGGTTTAACAGCTAAAGAAATAGCACAAAAAACAGGACTAAAGATAACCGAAGTTTACGCCGCTCTCGGCTGGCTTGGTAGAGAGGGGAAAATAGAAATTATAAAAAATCGCAAAAGACTGCGTTTTCGATTACTTGAGTAG
- the cysS gene encoding cysteine--tRNA ligase, whose translation MLKIYNTLTKRLETFSSVKEGKVTMYVCGPTVYDYSHIGHARTYVAFDVIRRYLRLRGYDVFYVQNITDIDDKIINRADSEGVDWKEIVDIYTKDYMEALNKLNIKVDLHPRVSQHIKEIIEFIQLLIDKGYAYVAPSGSVYFEVDKYEDYGRLSGRRDKQLWSQETFAKEKKKPYDFALWKAAKPGEPWWDSPWGAGRPGWHIECSVMASKYLGQQLDIHGGGTDLIFPHHENERAQSEAAFDVNPWVKYWMHTGMLTIKDEKMSKSLGNIISLREAFKKWKPEVIRLWLASAHYRTILSFSEEALNQATQNYDRLVTTVYTLKKLLKEAETSYSLSSKSMHVLKILDNIRRGFYAAMDDDFNASKAFSYVYELTNVVFKYIVSNPEYTVILKAFMLLKEFNQVLGVLDRHFAEAFGEINVSALIDLIVEVRSILRKRKDYELSDWIRDNLQKLGVKLLDDKDKTTWLLT comes from the coding sequence GTGTTGAAAATTTATAATACACTTACAAAACGCTTAGAGACATTCAGTTCTGTAAAAGAAGGCAAAGTTACGATGTATGTATGCGGCCCTACTGTTTACGACTATAGTCATATAGGCCACGCAAGAACATATGTAGCTTTTGACGTGATTAGACGTTATCTTAGATTAAGAGGATACGATGTTTTTTATGTTCAAAATATAACAGATATAGATGATAAAATTATAAACCGCGCTGACAGTGAAGGTGTTGATTGGAAAGAAATTGTAGATATTTACACGAAAGATTACATGGAGGCTTTAAATAAGCTAAACATAAAAGTTGACTTACATCCTAGAGTTTCTCAACATATTAAAGAAATAATCGAATTTATTCAGTTGTTAATTGACAAAGGCTACGCCTATGTCGCACCAAGCGGAAGCGTCTATTTTGAGGTCGATAAATATGAAGATTATGGTAGATTAAGCGGTAGACGCGACAAACAACTATGGAGTCAGGAAACTTTTGCCAAAGAAAAGAAAAAACCCTACGACTTTGCACTGTGGAAAGCCGCAAAACCCGGAGAACCCTGGTGGGATTCTCCATGGGGGGCGGGAAGGCCTGGATGGCATATAGAATGCAGCGTCATGGCTAGCAAGTATTTAGGACAACAACTTGACATTCATGGCGGTGGGACAGACCTTATCTTTCCTCATCATGAAAATGAACGCGCGCAAAGCGAAGCAGCGTTTGACGTAAATCCGTGGGTGAAGTATTGGATGCATACCGGCATGCTCACTATTAAAGATGAAAAAATGAGCAAATCTCTCGGAAATATCATTTCGCTAAGAGAAGCATTTAAAAAATGGAAACCTGAAGTCATAAGGCTTTGGTTAGCTTCTGCGCATTACAGGACAATACTATCTTTTTCCGAGGAAGCCCTTAATCAAGCCACGCAAAATTACGATAGATTGGTGACCACAGTTTACACTTTAAAGAAGCTACTCAAAGAAGCTGAGACAAGTTATAGTTTAAGCTCGAAGAGCATGCATGTTCTTAAAATTCTTGATAATATAAGACGTGGATTCTACGCTGCAATGGACGATGACTTTAATGCTAGCAAGGCTTTCAGCTACGTTTACGAATTGACCAATGTAGTTTTTAAATATATAGTCTCTAATCCCGAGTATACTGTTATTCTAAAAGCTTTTATGTTATTGAAGGAGTTTAACCAGGTATTGGGAGTATTAGACAGGCATTTTGCAGAAGCTTTTGGAGAAATAAACGTAAGCGCTCTCATAGACCTTATAGTAGAGGTTAGGAGTATACTTAGAAAACGTAAAGATTATGAATTAAGCGATTGGATACGAGATAATTTGCAAAAGCTAGGAGTTAAACTACTTGATGACAAAGATAAAACGACATGGTTACTGACATAA
- a CDS encoding ribose-phosphate diphosphokinase — MINMMIIAGPASNGIASKMSSILRSPLVKVTWKLFPDGETYIRFEKDLEDTVVIVQSLYPPQDRHMLQLLFMIDAAFDLGAEKVIVVAPYLAYARQDKRFMQGEAVSIKTILKCIENLGASYLITVDIHKEESLKNWLKIGYVNLSAVEELASYFKNKLINPLVLAPDMGAIKRAERAAQILNCDYDYLEKFRDRITGEISVKPKTLNVENREILIIDDIISTGGTIALAAKTLISLGARKVYAACTHPLLIDGSYDRILSSGIVDIVATDTIPSSISKVSVANLIAEYVRNLVK; from the coding sequence ATGATTAACATGATGATAATAGCTGGTCCTGCGTCTAATGGAATAGCGTCTAAAATGAGTAGTATCTTAAGAAGCCCATTAGTAAAAGTAACATGGAAGCTATTCCCTGACGGTGAAACTTATATTCGTTTTGAGAAAGATTTAGAAGACACTGTTGTAATAGTCCAATCCCTATATCCGCCACAGGACAGGCATATGCTACAGCTTTTATTTATGATAGACGCGGCTTTTGATCTCGGTGCAGAAAAAGTTATCGTAGTAGCGCCTTATCTGGCATATGCTAGGCAGGACAAGCGTTTCATGCAAGGAGAGGCTGTAAGCATAAAAACAATTCTAAAATGCATAGAAAATTTAGGAGCAAGCTATTTAATCACAGTAGATATTCATAAAGAGGAAAGCTTAAAAAACTGGTTAAAAATAGGATACGTAAATTTATCAGCGGTTGAAGAGTTAGCCTCATATTTCAAGAATAAATTAATAAATCCACTTGTTCTGGCGCCTGATATGGGAGCTATTAAACGAGCAGAAAGAGCAGCACAGATTTTAAATTGTGATTACGATTACTTAGAAAAGTTCAGAGATAGAATTACAGGAGAAATTTCAGTAAAACCGAAAACGTTAAACGTAGAAAATAGAGAGATTCTAATTATTGACGACATAATAAGTACTGGCGGCACTATAGCATTAGCCGCTAAAACTTTGATTTCTCTTGGAGCGCGAAAAGTTTATGCCGCCTGTACGCATCCACTCCTCATTGACGGATCTTATGATAGGATACTTTCGTCTGGTATTGTTGATATAGTTGCTACGGATACTATACCTTCCTCCATATCCAAAGTTTCAGTTGCAAATTTGATAGCAGAATATGTAAGAAATCTCGTGAAGTAA
- the metG gene encoding methionine--tRNA ligase, whose protein sequence is MRKILVTAALPYANGELHIGHLKSTYIPADIYARYHRLKGNYVVFVCGSDQHGTPIEIAAREAGVKVEDYVDYWMKNHAEDFKRMNIEFDIFYKTHSLENIEMTKFFLKKLKENGFLYKKKVLQLYCKHDGMYLADRYVKGECPYCGEQDQYGDHCEACGATYEAWQLKNPKCILCGNKPEIKEEEHYLFKLSAFSEKLKIWIHNNPKFQKSVVKYVYNWLDSLRDWDITRENYWGIEMPFEDVKGKYVYVWFDAPIGYISATIKWAKENNRNWEEFWKNRDAEVIHFIGKDIIYHHYLFWPAMLIGVNDNFNLPSAMPTRGFLLLEGRKFSKSRKWYISIKRATEIFDPDYIRFYLTLITPYSLEDTDFKLEDFKNIVNSGLSDTIGNLIHRTLTFITKYFNSRIPQPGEYDSLDKKMITKLRQTPTIVGKFIEEFRLKTGLEEILGLARETNKYFNTKEPWKYVKKEREKAATTLFITANIVASLSVLLSPYTPKIAERIKKVLNLEKTLQWDESGTFILPPGHAIGKIEIIAPKITDEQIQKLREKLGIRQ, encoded by the coding sequence ATGCGTAAAATACTCGTAACAGCCGCATTACCATATGCTAATGGAGAACTTCATATAGGTCACTTAAAGAGCACATATATTCCAGCAGATATTTATGCCAGGTATCACAGGCTGAAAGGTAATTATGTAGTTTTTGTTTGCGGCTCTGATCAGCACGGTACGCCTATTGAGATTGCTGCTCGTGAAGCGGGTGTAAAGGTAGAAGATTACGTAGATTATTGGATGAAAAATCATGCAGAAGATTTTAAGCGTATGAATATAGAATTCGATATTTTCTATAAAACTCACAGTCTTGAAAATATTGAAATGACAAAATTTTTTTTGAAAAAGCTCAAAGAAAACGGATTTCTATACAAGAAAAAAGTTCTTCAATTATATTGTAAACATGATGGAATGTACCTTGCCGATAGATATGTAAAAGGAGAATGCCCGTATTGCGGAGAACAAGACCAATACGGAGATCATTGCGAAGCATGCGGTGCAACATATGAAGCATGGCAATTAAAAAACCCCAAATGTATACTCTGCGGAAACAAGCCAGAAATTAAGGAGGAAGAACATTATCTTTTCAAGCTCAGCGCGTTCAGTGAAAAACTGAAAATCTGGATCCACAACAACCCCAAATTTCAGAAATCCGTAGTTAAATACGTGTATAATTGGCTCGACAGTCTAAGAGATTGGGATATAACCAGAGAAAACTACTGGGGCATAGAAATGCCATTTGAAGATGTTAAAGGTAAATATGTCTATGTATGGTTCGACGCGCCTATAGGCTACATTTCTGCGACAATTAAATGGGCTAAAGAAAACAATAGAAACTGGGAGGAATTCTGGAAAAATCGTGATGCTGAAGTTATACATTTCATTGGCAAAGATATAATTTATCATCATTATCTCTTTTGGCCAGCAATGCTAATTGGTGTAAATGATAATTTCAATCTGCCCTCAGCAATGCCTACTAGAGGATTCTTGCTTTTAGAAGGAAGAAAATTTTCCAAGAGTAGAAAATGGTATATATCCATTAAAAGAGCCACGGAAATATTCGATCCCGACTACATAAGATTCTACCTGACCCTAATTACACCCTACTCTCTAGAAGATACCGATTTCAAACTGGAAGATTTCAAAAACATAGTAAATAGCGGCTTAAGCGATACCATTGGTAATCTAATTCATAGAACTTTGACCTTTATAACGAAATATTTCAATTCTAGAATCCCCCAGCCAGGAGAATACGACTCTCTAGACAAAAAAATGATAACAAAGCTCAGGCAAACTCCAACTATTGTTGGCAAATTTATAGAAGAATTTAGATTAAAAACTGGTCTTGAAGAAATTTTAGGTTTAGCTCGTGAAACAAACAAATATTTTAACACTAAAGAGCCTTGGAAGTACGTGAAAAAGGAAAGAGAAAAAGCTGCTACTACATTATTTATTACTGCAAATATTGTTGCTTCACTTTCAGTTTTACTCTCACCTTATACTCCAAAAATAGCTGAACGAATAAAGAAAGTACTTAATTTAGAAAAAACTCTACAATGGGACGAGTCTGGAACATTTATTCTGCCGCCAGGTCACGCTATTGGAAAAATCGAAATAATTGCTCCTAAGATAACCGATGAACAAATTCAGAAACTTAGAGAGAAACTAGGGATTCGCCAATAA
- a CDS encoding tRNA (N(6)-L-threonylcarbamoyladenosine(37)-C(2))-methylthiotransferase: MKVYIETYGCWLNKGESSIVETIIRDNGGVIVDDIASADVVILNTCAIRGDTERKMLTRIKELSDYCSARNLKFIVMGCLVNVRPASITRIAPFASLIEPGAIENIWKIINSDRKKYLVRRYCWERSILPKYNKKGIQYIVPVQTGCLGNCAFCIEPIARGRLHSYAPDMIVERVKDAVQNGAKEICITGQDVICYGLDIGTTLPELIKRILDEVDGEYFIRIGMLEPSLTLKYLDELIKIYKDERVFKYLHLPLQSGSNKVLKLMQRKYSVEDYIEIVSKFRKVFPQLNIATDIIVGFPGETEEDFNHTIEVLEEIKPDKTHVARYTIRPFTPAAKMKQVQESIKKKRSKKVTEIANKLAMERNLKHVGEIEKVLINSFGYNSTLLGRTLNYKPVVIPRKNQKVALGDIKMLKIISATPFFLLANP, from the coding sequence ATGAAGGTCTATATTGAAACATATGGTTGCTGGTTAAACAAAGGGGAAAGTTCCATAGTCGAAACTATCATTAGGGATAATGGAGGAGTAATAGTTGACGATATTGCAAGCGCAGATGTAGTTATTTTGAACACTTGTGCTATTAGAGGAGATACTGAACGTAAGATGTTAACACGCATCAAAGAATTAAGTGACTATTGCAGCGCTAGAAACTTGAAATTTATTGTAATGGGTTGTCTGGTTAATGTCCGACCAGCATCTATTACTCGTATAGCTCCATTTGCAAGTTTAATCGAACCAGGAGCTATCGAGAATATATGGAAAATCATAAACTCGGATCGTAAAAAATATCTTGTTAGGCGATACTGCTGGGAAAGAAGCATACTTCCAAAATATAATAAGAAAGGAATACAGTACATTGTTCCAGTGCAAACTGGTTGCTTGGGAAATTGTGCATTTTGCATAGAACCGATAGCAAGAGGCAGATTGCACAGCTATGCTCCAGACATGATCGTAGAGAGGGTAAAAGACGCGGTTCAGAATGGTGCTAAGGAAATATGCATTACAGGACAAGACGTAATATGTTATGGGCTTGATATTGGTACTACATTGCCGGAATTAATAAAAAGAATCTTAGACGAGGTCGATGGAGAATATTTTATAAGAATTGGAATGTTAGAGCCAAGTCTAACGCTAAAATACTTAGATGAATTAATAAAGATTTACAAAGATGAGAGAGTATTCAAATATCTTCATTTACCTCTTCAATCAGGCAGTAATAAAGTCTTGAAACTCATGCAAAGAAAGTATTCAGTAGAGGATTATATCGAAATAGTAAGCAAGTTTAGAAAAGTATTTCCTCAATTAAATATAGCCACGGATATTATCGTTGGATTTCCAGGTGAGACGGAAGAAGACTTCAATCATACAATTGAAGTTCTGGAGGAAATAAAGCCAGATAAGACGCATGTTGCTAGATATACCATAAGACCATTTACTCCGGCCGCCAAAATGAAACAAGTCCAAGAATCGATAAAGAAAAAAAGAAGTAAAAAAGTTACAGAAATTGCCAACAAATTGGCAATGGAAAGAAATCTGAAACATGTGGGAGAAATAGAAAAGGTATTGATTAATTCCTTTGGTTATAATTCGACATTACTTGGGCGCACTCTAAACTATAAACCCGTTGTTATACCGAGGAAAAACCAAAAAGTAGCACTTGGCGACATAAAAATGTTAAAAATTATATCGGCAACGCCATTTTTCTTATTGGCGAATCCCTAG